The nucleotide window GGACTCTTCCTCGCTTCCGTTACGATCAGTTGATGGATTTGGGTTGGAAAACAATGCTTCCTTGGGCTTTGGGTAACACGATCCTCACGGCTTTCGTGATTTACATAGCGTCATTGTAAGGAGACTAAAGTGACAGCAGATTCTTTTCTATTTTGGTTCTTAGCAATCGTAACTTTAGGCTCTGGTCTAAGCGTTGTGTTGTTGAATAACCCTATCTATTCAGCGCTTTCATTGGCGATGACGATGGTAGGGATCTCTGCCTTGTTCGTAACTTTGAATGCTTTCTTTATTGCGGGCGTTCAGTTGATCGTTTACGCGGGCGCCGTGATGGTATTATTCACGATGGTAATCATGCTTTTCGACTTGAAACATGATGTGGCGGCTTTCACTCGCGGAAAACTTTCGGGCCTGTTGAAAATTGCTTCCGTAGGTTTGTTGGCGGGTTTGATTGTTGGCGCAATCGTTATGTCGGTTGGTCTGCTGACTGAAAAAACAACGGACAATCCGGTTCTTCAAGGAACAGGCATGGAGTCTACAAAAGCTCTGGGCCATATTCTTTACACCAAATACCTTTTCGGATTTGAAGCTCTTGGCGTTTTGCTTCTGGTGATCGCTGTGGGTGCGGTAGCTCTTTCTCGCAGTAAAGGCGGAACACATGAACACTAGTTTCATCAATGAAATTGGCCTTACACACTACTTGGTTTTGGCAGCAATTCTATTTGTGATCGGAATGGCGGGGGTTCTTCTTCGTCGTAACGTGATCGTTCTTTTGATGTCGATCGAGCTTATGCTGAACTCTGTGAATTTAACATTCGTGGCGTTCAGTAAATATCTTGGCAACCTTGATGGTCACATCATGGTTTTCTTCGTAATGACAATCGCAGCAGCGGAAGCCGCTGTTGGTTTGGCCCTTGCGGTATCAATCTTTAAACGTTTCAACGAAGTAAATATTCGCTTCTTTGAACACTTGAAAGGGTAAGTAGACAATGAATCATTCTCTTTTGATGGCCATTGTGATTCTTAGCCCGCTTGTTGGTTTCCTAATCAACGGCGCTAGATACAAAAAACATTCTGGCAACGTAGCCGGAACGATTGCGACCTTGGCTGTCGCAATCTCTTTCATCTGTTCGATCCTTCTTGTTGTTGATCTTGTTGCGATGCCTGCGGAAGCGCGTCGTATCGCGGTCAGCTTCTTTGAGTGGATGGCGATGGATAAATTGAAAATCAATGCGGGATTTGTGGTCGACCAAATCAGCGCCATCATGATCTTGATCATCACGGGCGTTGGTACTTTGATCCACTTGTTCTCTATTGGTTACATGCACCACGATAAAGGTGTGGCGAAATACTTCGCGTACCTGAATCTGTTCATCTTTAATATGTTGTTGCTAGTTCTTGGTGACAGCTTGTTGGTGATGTTCGTCGGCTGGGAAGGTGTGGGACTTTGTTCTTACCTCTTGATCGGTTTCTGGTTCACAGATTCAGAAAAAGCAGCTGCGGGCATGAAAGCATTCATCACGAACCGTGTTGGTGATGCCGCTTTCCTTCTGGGTATGTTTGTTCTGTTCATGACTTTCGGTACTTTGAACTTCAGCGAGTTGAATGCTTTGGCGCCAACAGTTGCGGAAGCTTCTTGGTTGGGTGCTGTGACTTTGGGAACAATGTTCTTGTTCATCGGAGCGACTGGTAAATCTGCTCAGATTCCATTGTACGTTTGGCTTCCAGACGCGATGGCAGGTCCAACTCCGGTTTCAGCGTTGATCCATGCGGCGACGATGGTTACTGCAGGTGTTTATATGATCGTGCGTTTGAATCCTCTTTTCATCATGGCTCCAAATACTATGATGGTGATTGCGATCATCGGCGCGGCGACGGCAGTTTTGGCGGCGACAATTGGTATGACCCAATGGGATATCAAAAAGGTTCTTGCTTACTCTACTGTTTCGCAACTTGGTTACATGTTCTTGGCATGTGGTGTGGGCGCATTCGGAGCAGCGATGTTCCACTTGATGACTCACGCATTCTTCAAGGCTTTGATGTTCTTGGGTTCAGGTTCTGTGATCCACGCGATGCATGAAGAGCAGGATATTCGTAAAATGGGCGCGTTGAAAAAGTACATGCCAATCACGCATATTACATTCCTTCTTGGCTGGTTGGCGATCATCGGGGTTCCACCATTTGCAGGATTCTTCTCTAAGGATGAAATCTTGGCTTATGCTTTCAACTCACCACTGGGTTCTCCTTGGTTGTGGGCTGCGGGTGCGTTGGGTGCGACTTTGACTGCATTCTATATGACTCGTTTGATGGCTTTGAC belongs to Bdellovibrio svalbardensis and includes:
- a CDS encoding NADH-quinone oxidoreductase subunit J is translated as MTADSFLFWFLAIVTLGSGLSVVLLNNPIYSALSLAMTMVGISALFVTLNAFFIAGVQLIVYAGAVMVLFTMVIMLFDLKHDVAAFTRGKLSGLLKIASVGLLAGLIVGAIVMSVGLLTEKTTDNPVLQGTGMESTKALGHILYTKYLFGFEALGVLLLVIAVGAVALSRSKGGTHEH
- the nuoK gene encoding NADH-quinone oxidoreductase subunit NuoK; the encoded protein is MNTSFINEIGLTHYLVLAAILFVIGMAGVLLRRNVIVLLMSIELMLNSVNLTFVAFSKYLGNLDGHIMVFFVMTIAAAEAAVGLALAVSIFKRFNEVNIRFFEHLKG
- the nuoL gene encoding NADH-quinone oxidoreductase subunit L; translation: MNHSLLMAIVILSPLVGFLINGARYKKHSGNVAGTIATLAVAISFICSILLVVDLVAMPAEARRIAVSFFEWMAMDKLKINAGFVVDQISAIMILIITGVGTLIHLFSIGYMHHDKGVAKYFAYLNLFIFNMLLLVLGDSLLVMFVGWEGVGLCSYLLIGFWFTDSEKAAAGMKAFITNRVGDAAFLLGMFVLFMTFGTLNFSELNALAPTVAEASWLGAVTLGTMFLFIGATGKSAQIPLYVWLPDAMAGPTPVSALIHAATMVTAGVYMIVRLNPLFIMAPNTMMVIAIIGAATAVLAATIGMTQWDIKKVLAYSTVSQLGYMFLACGVGAFGAAMFHLMTHAFFKALMFLGSGSVIHAMHEEQDIRKMGALKKYMPITHITFLLGWLAIIGVPPFAGFFSKDEILAYAFNSPLGSPWLWAAGALGATLTAFYMTRLMALTFWGKSRVPSDVHPHESPALMTIPLIVLAVLSVIGGWIGIPHVIGEHLGEIPNIWEHWLHPLIREVPNMHHMEASTEWTLMGVSVGLAVVSAIVAYQFYVKSPEAPKKFAASIKPVYNLVYNKYFVDEAYFGGIINPLVNGSKNLWYYVDVNLIDKCTFWIGDLMKGMGSLSRSLQTGNFQQYAMYIGIGVVVVLSFVIMR